One window of the Enterobacter huaxiensis genome contains the following:
- the copD gene encoding copper homeostasis membrane protein CopD yields the protein MLALLYVVLRFIHFGALMLIFGNALYSVWFAPTSLQRLMSRRFQSRQQVAALISLMAALLMFGVQSGLMGNGWGDALRPAVWHSVLGTQFGSVWLWQIILATLTAGAAWLTPQKGARLLLLAMGQFVLLAGVGHAAMNDGAPGALQRLNHALHLLCAAAWLGGLLPLLFCMQLAKGRWQTAAIYTMMRFSRVGHYAVAGVLLTGVLNSLFILGFRLPWQTDYGQLLLFKCALVAMMVVIALANRYFLVPRFRPEAGREQQIFIRMTQAEVVLGALVLATVSLFATWEPF from the coding sequence ATGCTGGCGCTTTTGTATGTGGTGCTGCGCTTTATTCATTTTGGCGCGCTGATGCTGATTTTTGGCAACGCGCTCTACAGCGTCTGGTTTGCACCGACGTCACTGCAGCGCCTGATGTCGCGACGGTTTCAGTCCCGGCAGCAGGTTGCCGCGCTCATAAGCTTGATGGCTGCGCTCCTCATGTTTGGCGTACAGAGTGGGCTGATGGGGAATGGCTGGGGCGACGCGCTGCGTCCGGCCGTCTGGCACAGCGTGCTGGGCACGCAGTTTGGCAGCGTCTGGCTGTGGCAAATTATTCTGGCGACGCTCACGGCGGGGGCTGCATGGCTGACACCACAGAAAGGGGCGCGTCTGCTGCTGCTGGCGATGGGGCAGTTTGTACTGCTGGCGGGCGTTGGGCACGCGGCGATGAACGATGGCGCGCCGGGGGCGCTCCAGCGTCTGAATCATGCGCTTCACCTGCTGTGCGCTGCGGCCTGGCTGGGCGGCCTGCTGCCGTTACTGTTTTGCATGCAGCTGGCAAAGGGGCGCTGGCAAACGGCAGCTATCTACACCATGATGCGTTTTTCCCGCGTGGGGCATTATGCGGTGGCAGGCGTACTGCTCACCGGGGTTCTGAACTCGCTTTTCATTCTCGGCTTCAGGCTTCCCTGGCAGACAGATTACGGACAACTTCTGTTGTTCAAATGTGCGCTGGTGGCAATGATGGTGGTAATTGCGCTGGCGAATCGGTATTTTCTGGTGCCACGTTTTCGCCCGGAGGCCGGGCGGGAACAACAGATTTTTATCAGGATGACGCAGGCAGAAGTGGTGCTGGGCGCGTTGGTACTGGCAACGGTCAGTCTGTTTGCGACCTGGGAGCCCTTTTGA
- a CDS encoding YebY family protein, translating to MKKTLLSLLLLACTGSALAAPQVITVSRFEVGKDKWAFNREEVMLTCRPGHALYAINPSTLVQYPLNDVAQQQVASGKSNGQPISVIQIDDPSNPGQKMSLAPFIERADTLC from the coding sequence ATGAAAAAGACACTACTCTCTCTTTTACTGCTGGCCTGTACCGGAAGCGCGCTGGCGGCACCGCAGGTCATTACCGTAAGCCGTTTCGAAGTGGGTAAAGATAAATGGGCATTTAACCGCGAAGAGGTGATGCTGACCTGTCGTCCCGGCCACGCGCTGTACGCCATTAACCCGAGCACGCTGGTGCAGTATCCGTTAAACGACGTCGCACAGCAGCAGGTTGCCAGCGGCAAGAGTAACGGTCAGCCTATTAGCGTGATCCAGATTGATGACCCGTCCAACCCGGGGCAGAAGATGAGCCTGGCACCGTTTATCGAGCGAGCCGACACCCTCTGCTAG
- a CDS encoding VirK/YbjX family protein — protein sequence MSNIHLQNDVLYPHRTNIISELVKGKLVPGPIWQKRDYRLKFLIRSLLFWSSTHRMLDALSGRDDFDRLLASQITLPSKTHRQYLMRGLNASDRADAIISHYHWIDGLKDAALANALTSPQEKLVVQFQAKNDALYTVNASSACKAEREGESTLWLRDSDDTVLASLTFSVACSHGQRVLVIGGLQGPRRNVSREVIKQATRACHGLFPKRVLMEVIFQLAARSNIKALFAVSDEGHVFRALRYRLSKGRHFHASYDEFWDSLNGKKLSPFCWQLPLEMERKSLDEIASKKRAEYRRRFELLDTLAASITSRF from the coding sequence GTGTCAAACATCCACCTGCAAAACGATGTGTTATATCCACATCGTACAAATATCATTTCCGAGCTGGTGAAAGGAAAACTCGTTCCGGGCCCAATCTGGCAAAAACGCGACTATCGGCTGAAGTTTTTAATCCGCTCGCTTCTCTTCTGGTCCTCCACGCACCGCATGCTGGATGCACTTTCCGGTCGTGATGATTTTGACCGGCTGCTGGCCTCTCAAATTACCCTGCCAAGCAAAACCCATCGCCAGTATTTGATGCGGGGCCTGAACGCGAGCGATCGTGCAGACGCCATCATCAGCCATTATCACTGGATCGACGGTCTGAAGGACGCCGCGCTGGCGAATGCGCTCACCAGCCCGCAAGAAAAGCTTGTTGTGCAGTTTCAGGCCAAAAACGATGCCCTTTACACCGTCAACGCCTCGTCTGCCTGCAAGGCTGAACGTGAAGGGGAAAGTACGCTGTGGCTGCGCGACAGTGATGACACCGTGCTTGCAAGCCTGACCTTCAGCGTCGCGTGCAGCCATGGTCAGCGAGTGTTAGTGATTGGCGGCCTTCAGGGCCCACGCCGCAACGTTTCACGCGAGGTGATTAAGCAAGCCACGCGCGCCTGCCACGGCCTGTTCCCCAAACGCGTGCTGATGGAGGTGATTTTCCAGCTGGCCGCGCGCTCGAACATCAAAGCGCTGTTTGCCGTCAGCGACGAGGGGCACGTTTTCCGCGCGCTGCGCTACCGCCTGAGCAAAGGTCGTCATTTCCACGCCAGCTACGATGAATTCTGGGACTCGCTCAACGGTAAAAAACTCTCCCCCTTCTGCTGGCAGCTGCCGCTTGAAATGGAGCGTAAATCGCTGGACGAGATTGCCAGTAAAAAACGGGCCGAATATCGCCGCCGTTTCGAGCTGTTAGATACCCTTGCGGCGTCGATCACGTCCCGCTTTTAG
- the pphA gene encoding protein-serine/threonine phosphatase: MYQRIEGGHWRHVWVVSDIHGCYQWLMDELKRRHFNPYDDLLISVGDIIDRGPDSLKCLELLHEKWFRAVRGNHEQMALDAVKYNDVALWTMNGGIWFTKLDPDRQKRALTLLEKCQGLPHIIEITCANGLNVVAHADYPANSYKWNKPVSAQRVLWDRDRLMGFMVGKGQGIKGADHFWFGHTPVDKRYDFNNLHYIDTGAVFGGVLTFAQLQ, encoded by the coding sequence ATGTATCAGCGAATAGAAGGTGGACACTGGCGCCACGTCTGGGTTGTCAGCGACATACACGGCTGCTACCAGTGGCTTATGGACGAACTCAAGCGCCGCCATTTTAACCCTTACGACGATCTGCTGATCTCCGTCGGGGATATTATCGACCGCGGGCCGGACAGCCTGAAATGTTTAGAACTGTTACATGAAAAATGGTTTCGGGCCGTACGCGGAAACCACGAGCAAATGGCACTTGATGCGGTTAAATATAATGACGTTGCGCTCTGGACGATGAATGGCGGTATTTGGTTTACGAAGCTTGACCCCGATCGGCAAAAAAGGGCGCTGACGTTACTCGAAAAATGTCAGGGCTTACCGCATATTATTGAAATAACCTGCGCTAACGGCCTGAACGTGGTGGCGCATGCGGATTATCCGGCTAATTCGTATAAATGGAATAAGCCGGTGAGTGCCCAGCGCGTACTCTGGGATCGCGACCGTCTGATGGGGTTTATGGTCGGTAAAGGGCAGGGCATCAAGGGAGCCGACCACTTCTGGTTCGGCCATACGCCTGTTGATAAACGGTACGATTTTAACAACCTGCACTATATCGATACCGGTGCGGTGTTTGGGGGCGTGCTGACGTTTGCACAGCTCCAGTAA
- a CDS encoding YebV family protein, protein MTKTNVRIGAFEIDDAELRGEAQGDRTLSIPCKSDPDLCMQLDAWDADTSVPAILDGEHSVLYREHYDSKTDAWVLRLA, encoded by the coding sequence ATGACGAAAACCAACGTGCGTATTGGCGCTTTTGAAATCGACGACGCAGAGCTGCGCGGCGAAGCGCAAGGTGACCGAACGTTAAGTATTCCCTGCAAATCCGACCCGGATTTGTGCATGCAGCTTGATGCCTGGGATGCTGATACCAGCGTCCCGGCGATCCTTGATGGGGAGCATTCAGTCCTTTACCGCGAGCATTACGACAGTAAAACCGATGCCTGGGTCCTGCGCCTTGCCTGA
- the rsmF gene encoding 16S rRNA (cytosine(1407)-C(5))-methyltransferase RsmF, which produces MAQNSVFLPELFLAQMREALPAHLSFDDFVAACQRPLRRSIRVNTLKISVTEFLALVSPYRWQLTPVPWCEEGFWIERDDEDSLPLGSTAEHLSGLFYIQEASSMLPVAALFADDNAPERVMDVAAAPGSKTTQIAARMGNRGAILANEFSASRVKVLHANVSRCGIHNVALTHFDGRVFGAALPEAFDAILLDAPCSGEGVVRKDPDALKNWSVDSNLEIAGTQRELIDSAFHALRPGGTLVYSTCTLNRDENEDVCLWLKARYPEAVEFLPLGDLFTSAKEAVTPEGFLHVFPQIYDCEGFFVARLRKTRAVDPLPAPKFKVGNFPFSPLKGREAALAEAAARNVGLAWDESLHLWIRDKEIWLFPANIEPLIGKVRFSRLGIRLAEIHNKGYRWQHEAVIALAASDNTFALTHQEAEEWYRGRDVYPENAPSQDEVIVTYQGYPLGLAKKIGSRLKNSYPRELVRDGRLFTGNDRAD; this is translated from the coding sequence GTGGCTCAAAACTCCGTTTTTCTTCCTGAACTTTTCCTGGCGCAAATGCGCGAGGCCCTTCCTGCTCATCTGTCCTTCGATGATTTCGTCGCTGCCTGCCAGCGTCCTCTGCGTCGCAGCATCCGCGTCAATACGCTTAAAATCAGCGTGACCGAATTTCTTGCTCTGGTGTCGCCCTACCGCTGGCAGCTTACGCCGGTGCCATGGTGCGAAGAAGGGTTCTGGATCGAGCGAGATGACGAAGATTCCCTGCCGCTGGGCAGTACTGCAGAACACTTGAGCGGACTTTTTTACATTCAGGAGGCCAGCTCCATGCTGCCCGTTGCGGCGCTGTTTGCGGATGACAACGCGCCAGAGCGCGTGATGGACGTCGCCGCCGCGCCGGGTTCAAAAACCACGCAGATTGCCGCACGCATGGGCAATCGCGGGGCCATTCTCGCCAACGAGTTTTCGGCAAGCCGCGTTAAAGTGCTGCACGCCAACGTCAGCCGGTGCGGGATCCATAACGTCGCCCTGACGCACTTCGACGGTCGCGTGTTCGGTGCGGCCCTGCCGGAAGCGTTTGATGCCATCCTGCTCGATGCGCCGTGTTCGGGTGAAGGCGTGGTGCGTAAAGATCCGGATGCATTAAAAAACTGGTCGGTTGACAGTAATCTGGAGATTGCGGGAACCCAGCGTGAACTGATCGACAGCGCGTTCCATGCCCTGCGCCCCGGCGGCACGCTGGTCTACTCCACCTGCACGTTAAACCGCGATGAAAACGAAGACGTTTGTCTTTGGCTGAAGGCGCGCTATCCAGAGGCCGTCGAGTTCCTGCCGCTGGGTGATTTATTCACCTCAGCAAAGGAGGCCGTCACGCCTGAAGGTTTCCTGCACGTATTCCCGCAGATTTATGATTGTGAAGGTTTCTTTGTGGCGCGTCTGCGTAAAACCCGCGCCGTCGATCCCCTGCCCGCGCCGAAGTTTAAAGTCGGCAATTTCCCATTCTCGCCTCTTAAAGGCCGCGAGGCTGCCCTGGCCGAAGCCGCTGCCCGCAACGTGGGGCTGGCGTGGGACGAGAGCCTGCACCTGTGGATCCGCGACAAAGAGATTTGGCTTTTCCCTGCCAATATCGAGCCGCTAATTGGTAAAGTTCGCTTTTCGCGTCTCGGTATCCGCCTCGCGGAGATCCACAACAAAGGCTATCGCTGGCAGCACGAGGCCGTCATCGCGCTGGCCGCGAGCGACAACACCTTTGCTCTGACGCATCAGGAGGCCGAAGAGTGGTATCGTGGCCGCGACGTCTATCCGGAAAACGCGCCGTCGCAGGATGAAGTCATCGTAACGTATCAGGGGTATCCGCTGGGGCTGGCGAAAAAAATTGGCTCTCGGTTGAAGAATAGCTACCCGCGCGAACTGGTCCGCGACGGCCGCCTGTTTACCGGTAACGATCGCGCTGACTGA
- a CDS encoding PqiB family protein gives MSQETPASPTEARIKTKRRISPFWLLPVIALLIAGWLIWTSYEDRGSTVTIDFQTADGIVAGRTPVRFQGVEVGTVQDISLGKGLNKIQVRVSIKSDMQDALRSETQFWLVTPKASLAGVSGLDALVGGNYIGMMPGKGEPQDHFVALDTQPKYRLNNGDLMIHLQAPDLGSLNSGSLVYFRKIPVGRVYDYAINPNKQGVTIDVLIERRFTNLVKKGSRFWNVSGVDADVSLSGAKVKLESLAALVNGAIAFDSPEGSNPATADDTFGLYADLAHSQRGVIVKLALPSAQGLKAGSTPLMYQGLEVGQLTKMTLNPGGSVTGEMTVDPSVVDLLREKTRIEMRNPKLSLSDASISSLLTGSTFELIPGEGQPSNNFVIAPADKALLQKPGVLTVTLTAPESYGIDAGQPLILHGVQVGQVLERKLSEKGVSFSAAIDPQYSDLVHGDSKFVVNSRVDVKVGLDGVEFLGASASEWVNGGIRILPGDKGPLRDSYPLYANLDKAIENSLSDMPTTTLTLSAETLPDVQAGSVVLYRKFEVGEVITVRPRADAFDIELHIKPEYRKLLTPNSVFWAEGGAKVQLNGSGLTVQASPLSRALRGAISFDNLTGAGGNMRKGDKRILFPSETAARAVGGQITLHAFDAGKLAEGMPIRYLGIDIGQIQKLTLITARNEVQATAVLYPEYVQTFARTGSRFSVVTPQISAAGVEHLDTILQPYINVEPGRGSARREFELQEATITDSRYLDGLSIVVEVPEAGGLAIGTPVLFRGIEVGTVTGLTLGTLSDRVMVGLRISERYQHLVRNNSVFWLASGYSLDFGLTGGVVKTGTFNQFIRGGIAFATPPGTPLAPKAQPGKHFLLLESEPKEWREWGTALPR, from the coding sequence ATGAGTCAGGAAACGCCCGCTTCGCCGACTGAAGCGAGAATTAAAACTAAACGCCGCATTTCGCCATTCTGGCTGCTGCCTGTTATCGCATTATTGATTGCAGGATGGCTTATCTGGACGAGCTATGAGGATCGCGGAAGTACCGTCACCATTGATTTCCAGACCGCCGACGGCATCGTCGCCGGGCGGACCCCCGTTCGCTTCCAGGGGGTCGAAGTCGGCACGGTTCAGGACATCTCGCTGGGAAAAGGTCTGAACAAAATTCAGGTGCGCGTCAGCATAAAATCTGACATGCAGGACGCCTTACGCAGCGAAACGCAGTTCTGGCTGGTTACGCCTAAAGCCTCGCTGGCAGGTGTTTCCGGGCTGGACGCGCTGGTGGGCGGTAACTATATCGGCATGATGCCGGGCAAGGGTGAGCCACAGGATCACTTTGTCGCGCTGGATACGCAGCCCAAATACCGCCTCAATAACGGGGATTTGATGATCCATCTTCAGGCACCGGACCTCGGCTCCCTGAACAGCGGTTCGCTCGTCTACTTCCGTAAAATTCCGGTAGGCCGGGTATACGATTACGCGATTAACCCGAATAAACAGGGCGTCACCATCGACGTGCTGATTGAGCGCCGCTTTACCAACCTGGTGAAAAAAGGCAGCCGCTTCTGGAACGTGTCCGGCGTGGATGCTGACGTGAGTCTGAGCGGCGCCAAAGTGAAGCTGGAAAGCCTGGCGGCGCTGGTCAACGGCGCTATTGCCTTCGACTCTCCGGAAGGGTCAAATCCCGCTACCGCTGACGACACCTTTGGGCTGTATGCAGACCTGGCCCACAGCCAGCGCGGCGTGATCGTGAAGCTGGCGCTGCCCAGCGCTCAAGGCCTGAAAGCGGGTTCGACGCCGTTGATGTACCAGGGCTTAGAGGTGGGACAGCTCACGAAAATGACGCTCAACCCGGGTGGGTCGGTTACCGGTGAAATGACCGTTGACCCGAGCGTCGTCGATCTGCTGCGCGAGAAAACGCGCATTGAGATGCGCAACCCGAAACTTTCCCTGAGCGACGCCAGCATCAGCAGCCTGCTGACCGGCAGTACCTTTGAGCTGATTCCGGGCGAAGGCCAGCCGAGCAATAATTTTGTCATTGCCCCGGCGGACAAAGCGCTTCTGCAAAAGCCTGGCGTGTTGACGGTCACCCTCACCGCCCCGGAAAGTTACGGCATTGACGCCGGACAGCCGCTCATCCTGCACGGGGTACAGGTTGGACAGGTGCTTGAGCGTAAGCTCTCGGAGAAAGGGGTCTCCTTCTCTGCGGCCATCGATCCGCAGTACAGCGATTTGGTGCACGGCGACAGCAAGTTTGTCGTCAACAGCCGCGTCGACGTTAAGGTCGGTCTGGACGGTGTCGAATTCCTCGGGGCCAGCGCCAGCGAATGGGTCAACGGCGGGATCCGCATTCTGCCGGGCGACAAAGGCCCGCTGCGCGACAGCTATCCGCTGTATGCCAATCTGGACAAGGCGATTGAAAATAGCCTGAGCGACATGCCTACCACAACGCTGACGCTGAGCGCCGAAACGCTGCCGGATGTGCAGGCGGGCTCCGTCGTGCTTTACCGCAAGTTTGAGGTGGGCGAAGTCATCACCGTGCGCCCTCGCGCGGACGCCTTTGATATTGAACTGCATATCAAGCCGGAATACCGCAAGCTGCTGACCCCAAACAGCGTATTCTGGGCGGAAGGCGGTGCGAAGGTTCAGCTTAACGGCAGCGGATTAACCGTCCAGGCTTCCCCGCTCTCCCGCGCGCTGCGTGGCGCGATTAGCTTCGATAACCTGACGGGTGCAGGCGGCAATATGCGTAAGGGTGACAAGCGCATCCTCTTCCCTTCCGAAACCGCAGCGCGCGCCGTGGGCGGACAGATTACGCTGCATGCCTTTGATGCCGGTAAGCTGGCGGAAGGTATGCCGATCCGCTATCTCGGAATTGATATCGGGCAGATCCAGAAGCTGACGCTGATCACCGCGCGGAATGAAGTCCAGGCTACCGCCGTGCTCTACCCGGAGTACGTGCAGACGTTTGCCCGTACGGGCTCGCGCTTCTCCGTGGTCACGCCGCAGATCTCCGCCGCAGGCGTTGAGCATCTTGATACCATTCTGCAGCCGTACATTAACGTTGAGCCGGGCCGCGGCAGCGCGCGTCGCGAATTTGAACTGCAGGAAGCCACCATTACCGATTCACGCTATCTGGACGGTCTGAGCATTGTGGTGGAAGTGCCTGAAGCGGGCGGTCTTGCCATCGGTACCCCGGTGCTGTTCCGCGGTATCGAAGTGGGTACGGTGACGGGCCTGACGCTGGGCACGCTGTCTGACCGCGTGATGGTCGGCCTGCGCATCAGCGAGCGATACCAGCACCTGGTTCGTAACAACTCGGTGTTCTGGCTCGCCTCCGGCTATTCGCTGGACTTTGGTCTTACGGGCGGCGTGGTGAAAACCGGTACCTTCAACCAGTTCATTCGCGGCGGTATCGCCTTTGCGACGCCGCCGGGCACGCCGCTGGCGCCAAAAGCGCAGCCGGGGAAACACTTCCTTCTGCTCGAAAGCGAACCGAAAGAGTGGCGCGAGTGGGGAACCGCCCTGCCGCGCTAA
- the yebS gene encoding membrane integrity lipid transport subunit YebS — protein MALKTHKITPTKKITVHTVSDALPRAHYQRCPQCDTLFMLPKMKSHQSAFCPRCNAKIRDGRDWSLTRLAAMAVTMLLLMPFAWSEPLLKLYLLGVRIDANVLQGIWQMTRQGDPLTAAMVLFCTVGAPLVLVAAIAYLWFGNILGMNLRPVLLMLDKLKEWVMLDIYLVGVGVASIKVQDYAFLQPGIGLFAFISLVLLSILTLIHLNVEQLWERFYPQRPATRPDENLRVCLGCHYTGLPDARGRCPRCHIPLRFRRNNSMQKCWSALIASLVFLIPANLLPISVIYVNGARQEDTILSGIISLAHSNVGVAAIVFIASILVPFTKVVVMFTLLISIHFKCEQGLRTRILLLRFVTWIGRWSMLDLFVISLMMSLINRDQLLAFTMGPAAFYFGSAVILTILAVEWLDSRLLWDAHESGNARFAD, from the coding sequence ATGGCCTTAAAAACACACAAGATTACGCCGACAAAAAAGATCACCGTCCATACGGTGAGCGACGCATTGCCTCGTGCACATTATCAGCGTTGCCCGCAGTGCGATACGCTTTTTATGTTGCCGAAGATGAAATCGCACCAAAGCGCCTTTTGCCCTCGCTGCAACGCCAAAATCCGTGACGGACGCGACTGGTCTTTAACGCGCCTTGCGGCCATGGCGGTGACCATGCTGCTGCTCATGCCCTTTGCATGGAGCGAGCCGCTGCTGAAACTCTATCTTCTTGGCGTCCGTATCGATGCTAACGTGCTGCAGGGTATCTGGCAGATGACGCGTCAGGGCGATCCGCTCACCGCGGCCATGGTCCTTTTCTGCACCGTCGGCGCGCCGCTGGTGCTGGTCGCGGCGATTGCCTATTTATGGTTTGGCAATATCCTCGGGATGAACCTGCGCCCCGTTCTGCTGATGCTGGACAAGCTGAAAGAGTGGGTGATGCTGGACATCTATCTGGTTGGCGTGGGGGTCGCGTCAATCAAAGTCCAGGACTATGCTTTTTTACAGCCCGGCATTGGCCTTTTTGCCTTTATCTCTCTGGTGCTGCTGAGCATCCTGACCCTAATTCATCTCAATGTGGAACAGCTCTGGGAGCGGTTTTACCCGCAGCGCCCGGCGACGCGGCCGGATGAAAACCTGCGCGTCTGCCTGGGGTGCCACTACACCGGGCTGCCCGACGCGCGCGGACGCTGCCCGCGCTGCCATATTCCGTTGAGGTTTCGACGCAACAACAGCATGCAAAAGTGTTGGTCCGCGCTGATTGCCTCTTTGGTATTTCTGATCCCGGCTAACCTGCTGCCGATTTCGGTGATATACGTGAACGGCGCTCGCCAGGAAGATACTATCCTTTCCGGAATTATCTCCCTCGCCCACAGCAACGTTGGGGTGGCGGCAATTGTCTTCATCGCCAGTATCCTGGTGCCGTTCACCAAGGTGGTGGTGATGTTTACGCTGCTCATCAGCATTCACTTCAAATGCGAACAGGGGCTACGCACCCGTATCCTGCTCCTGCGCTTTGTGACCTGGATTGGCCGCTGGTCGATGTTGGATTTGTTCGTGATTTCGTTGATGATGTCGCTCATTAACCGCGATCAGTTACTTGCTTTTACAATGGGACCCGCAGCTTTTTATTTCGGCTCTGCGGTGATATTGACTATTCTTGCAGTGGAATGGCTGGACAGCCGCTTACTTTGGGACGCACATGAGTCAGGAAACGCCCGCTTCGCCGACTGA
- a CDS encoding GAF domain-containing protein: MNKTEFYADLNRDFKALIAGETSFLATLANTSALLFERLSGVNWAGFYLLEGETLVLGPFQGKIACVRIPVGRGVCGTAVATREVQRVEDVHAFDGHIACDASSNSEIVLPLVVKNQIIGVLDIDSTVFSRFTTEDEQGLRELVANLEKVLAATDYHKFFASVAG, translated from the coding sequence ATGAACAAAACAGAATTCTACGCGGATCTTAACCGCGATTTTAAGGCATTGATAGCGGGTGAGACCAGCTTCTTAGCCACTCTGGCAAATACAAGTGCGTTACTGTTTGAACGTCTGTCCGGTGTGAACTGGGCCGGTTTTTACCTTCTTGAAGGTGAAACGCTGGTGCTCGGGCCATTCCAGGGCAAAATTGCCTGTGTGCGTATTCCCGTCGGACGCGGCGTGTGCGGCACGGCGGTCGCCACGCGTGAGGTTCAGCGCGTAGAAGATGTCCACGCCTTTGATGGTCACATTGCCTGCGATGCGTCCAGCAATTCTGAAATCGTACTGCCGCTGGTGGTGAAAAATCAGATTATTGGCGTGCTGGACATCGACAGTACGGTCTTCAGCCGCTTTACAACCGAGGACGAGCAGGGGCTGCGCGAACTGGTTGCGAACCTGGAAAAGGTACTGGCAGCAACCGATTATCACAAATTCTTTGCGAGCGTCGCAGGATAA
- the proQ gene encoding RNA chaperone ProQ has translation MENQPKLNSSKEVIAFLAERFPQCFSAEGEARPLKVGIFQDLVARVEGEMNLSKTQLRSALRLYTSSWRYLYGIKAGATRVDLDGNPCGELDEQHVEHARKQLEEAKARVQAQRAEQQAKKREAAAANGQEDAPRRERKPRPAPRRNENNDRKPRADKPAAKAPRAPREEQRHTPVSDINALSVGQALKVKAGNNAMDATVLEITKDGVRVQLTSGMSMIVRAEHLLF, from the coding sequence ATGGAAAATCAACCTAAGTTGAATAGCAGTAAAGAAGTTATCGCATTTCTGGCCGAGCGTTTCCCACAGTGCTTCAGCGCTGAAGGTGAAGCTCGCCCCCTGAAGGTCGGTATCTTTCAGGATTTGGTCGCGCGTGTTGAAGGTGAGATGAACCTCAGCAAAACTCAACTTCGCTCCGCCTTACGTCTTTATACCTCAAGCTGGCGTTACCTGTACGGTATCAAAGCAGGCGCAACCCGTGTCGATCTTGACGGCAACCCTTGCGGTGAGCTGGATGAGCAGCACGTAGAGCACGCCCGCAAGCAGCTTGAAGAAGCCAAAGCGCGCGTTCAGGCACAGCGTGCTGAGCAGCAGGCGAAAAAACGCGAAGCCGCAGCGGCAAACGGTCAGGAAGACGCGCCTCGTCGCGAGCGTAAACCGCGTCCTGCACCGCGTCGTAATGAAAATAACGACCGCAAACCGCGTGCTGACAAACCCGCAGCGAAAGCCCCGCGTGCGCCGCGTGAAGAGCAGCGCCATACCCCTGTTTCTGATATCAACGCGCTGAGCGTAGGTCAGGCGCTGAAGGTTAAAGCGGGCAACAACGCGATGGACGCCACCGTACTGGAAATCACCAAAGATGGCGTTCGTGTACAGCTGACTTCTGGTATGTCAATGATTGTACGCGCAGAACACTTGTTGTTCTGA